A single region of the Mannheimia bovis genome encodes:
- a CDS encoding 23S rRNA (adenine(2030)-N(6))-methyltransferase RlmJ, whose protein sequence is MLSYRHSFHAGNHADVLKHIVQLLILRSLKEKEKGFLYLDTHSGVGRYSLLSFESEKTGEYLEGIARLWERNDLPEEIALYIDELKKINRGGKLKYYAGSPLLAVQQLREQDRAILTELHPNDFPLLRQEFAKMKNVQTKRENGFQQLKSALPPKERRGFVLIDPPYELKEDYELVVQAIEEGYKRFATGVYAIWYPVVLRQHTKRIVRGLQETGIRKILQIELAVRPDSDQRGMTASGMIVINPPWQLEQQMKNILPYLTEVLVPEGTGSWTVEWITPE, encoded by the coding sequence ATGCTCAGTTATCGCCACAGTTTCCACGCAGGCAACCACGCAGATGTGTTAAAACATATCGTTCAACTTTTGATTTTACGTTCATTAAAAGAGAAAGAGAAAGGCTTTCTTTATCTTGATACTCACTCGGGTGTTGGGCGTTACAGTTTGCTGAGCTTTGAATCCGAAAAAACAGGGGAATATTTAGAAGGTATTGCCCGCCTGTGGGAACGTAATGATTTGCCTGAAGAAATCGCTTTATACATTGATGAACTGAAGAAAATTAATCGTGGCGGAAAACTCAAATATTACGCAGGTTCGCCGCTATTAGCGGTTCAGCAGTTACGTGAGCAAGACCGAGCGATTTTGACCGAACTTCACCCTAACGATTTCCCATTATTACGCCAAGAATTTGCCAAAATGAAAAATGTGCAAACTAAGCGTGAAAATGGTTTTCAGCAGTTAAAATCAGCATTACCGCCGAAAGAACGCAGAGGCTTTGTGCTAATCGATCCACCTTATGAACTAAAAGAGGATTATGAATTGGTGGTGCAAGCGATTGAAGAAGGTTATAAACGTTTTGCGACAGGCGTGTATGCGATTTGGTATCCGGTAGTATTACGCCAACATACTAAACGCATTGTGCGTGGTTTGCAGGAAACCGGCATTCGCAAAATTCTGCAAATTGAATTAGCGGTTCGCCCTGATAGTGATCAACGAGGGATGACCGCAAGTGGTATGATTGTGATCAACCCACCTTGGCAGCTTGAACAACAGATGAAAAATATTCTGCCTTACTTAACCGAGGTTCTAGTGCCGGAGGGTACCGGCTCGTGGACGGTGGAGTGGATTACGCCAGAGTAA
- the pyrE gene encoding orotate phosphoribosyltransferase: MQQYKHDFIEFALSRNVLKFGEFTLKSGRISPYFFNAGLFNTGRDLAKLGEYYAQAIQASNIEYDVLFGPAYKGIPIATTVAVALANQFDVDKPCCFNRKEAKDHGEGGNLIGAPLRGKILLVDDVITAGTAIRESMEIINANNAELAGVLIALNRKEKGKGELSAIQEVERDYGCQVFSIVDFDDLVTFIEKSPQYAPYLPKMREYREKYGV; encoded by the coding sequence ATGCAACAATATAAACACGACTTTATCGAATTTGCCCTCAGCCGCAATGTTTTAAAATTTGGCGAATTTACCCTAAAATCAGGCAGAATCAGCCCTTATTTCTTCAATGCAGGGCTTTTTAACACCGGGCGTGATTTAGCCAAATTAGGGGAATATTACGCACAGGCAATTCAAGCCTCAAACATTGAGTATGACGTACTGTTTGGTCCGGCTTATAAAGGCATTCCGATTGCAACTACAGTGGCGGTTGCCCTTGCTAATCAATTCGATGTGGATAAACCTTGCTGCTTTAACCGCAAAGAGGCGAAAGATCACGGTGAAGGTGGCAACTTAATCGGTGCACCTCTTAGAGGTAAAATTTTATTGGTTGATGATGTGATTACCGCAGGCACGGCAATTCGTGAATCAATGGAAATTATTAATGCAAACAATGCTGAACTTGCCGGTGTGTTAATTGCGTTAAACCGTAAAGAAAAGGGCAAAGGCGAACTTTCTGCGATTCAAGAAGTGGAACGTGATTACGGTTGCCAAGTGTTCTCGATTGTGGATTTTGATGATTTAGTGACCTTTATCGAAAAATCGCCTCAATACGCCCCTTATTTGCCAAAAATGCGTGAATATCGTGAAAAATATGGTGTGTAA
- a CDS encoding 5-methyltetrahydropteroyltriglutamate--homocysteine S-methyltransferase produces the protein MTDKKLPFHADTVGSYLRSDAWKKAHSDYKEGKISLEERDEIVETEVKKLVQAQLDAGIQVVTDGEYHRSWWHIDFLENLNGIEGYVPEKAYAFKGVEVRPYNTRCCGKVSWNPNHPFIEHFKKFNAIVDGRAVAKFTIPSPNQLMYPVQWDHGIYPNREAFAKDVQQAYKEAIKAFYDAGCRYLQIDDVYWGSLCNNFGQPSFEADKAQAVANIQAILADKPEDLIITTHVCRGNYKSSYLLTGAYDPIADGLFAQTNYDGYFLEYDDERSGGFEPLKHFANNKGRVVLGLISSKFPELEDKEAIKARIAEAAQYVPLEQLCLSPQCGFASTEEGNIMSEAQQWAKVRFVEEIAKEVWGED, from the coding sequence ATGACGGACAAAAAATTACCTTTTCACGCAGATACAGTGGGTTCATATTTACGCTCAGATGCTTGGAAAAAAGCTCATTCTGACTATAAAGAAGGCAAAATTTCACTTGAAGAGCGTGATGAAATTGTAGAAACAGAAGTAAAAAAATTAGTGCAAGCTCAGTTAGATGCAGGCATTCAAGTGGTTACAGATGGCGAATATCATCGTTCTTGGTGGCATATTGATTTCTTAGAAAATCTGAATGGCATTGAGGGCTATGTGCCGGAAAAAGCCTATGCGTTTAAAGGGGTTGAAGTTCGTCCTTACAACACACGTTGTTGTGGCAAAGTGTCGTGGAATCCAAACCACCCGTTTATTGAGCATTTCAAAAAATTTAATGCCATTGTAGATGGGCGTGCGGTAGCGAAATTTACCATTCCAAGCCCGAACCAGTTGATGTATCCGGTTCAATGGGATCACGGTATTTACCCAAATCGTGAAGCATTTGCAAAAGATGTGCAACAAGCCTACAAAGAAGCCATTAAAGCCTTTTACGATGCGGGTTGTCGCTATTTACAAATTGATGATGTGTATTGGGGCTCATTGTGTAATAACTTTGGGCAGCCGAGTTTTGAAGCGGATAAAGCTCAAGCAGTTGCCAATATTCAAGCCATTTTAGCCGATAAACCAGAAGATCTGATTATTACTACTCACGTTTGCCGTGGTAACTATAAATCGTCTTATCTATTAACAGGAGCTTATGATCCAATCGCTGATGGTTTATTTGCTCAAACCAACTATGATGGTTATTTCTTAGAATATGATGATGAACGTTCAGGCGGTTTTGAGCCGTTAAAACATTTCGCTAACAATAAAGGGCGTGTGGTGTTAGGCTTAATCAGCTCAAAATTCCCTGAATTAGAAGATAAGGAAGCTATCAAAGCTCGCATTGCTGAAGCTGCACAATATGTGCCGTTAGAGCAACTTTGCCTAAGTCCACAATGTGGTTTTGCCTCAACAGAGGAAGGCAATATTATGTCTGAAGCTCAACAGTGGGCGAAAGTTCGCTTTGTGGAGGAAATCGCCAAAGAAGTTTGGGGTGAGGATTAA